In a genomic window of Prochlorococcus marinus str. GP2:
- a CDS encoding FkbM family methyltransferase: protein MSFKFLIYLLKLRIRKIFFIVNNLSFTRFYLVGIYPSVEHISTLKYVLKESRIDAFLDIGSNKGQFTLAIKSLEPNKKIYSFDPLITSKKSFDIITKNLKNIEFFPFAISDICNSQEINIPMKNDSSSLLEISSFQKKFFGTSNVLSHQKVNVITLEHWFKFNNIKDFNNGFIKIDVQGLEINVLKGANDLLEKFKYIYIELSFKEFYKSQILGWEIMNFLENKKFKFIRSENCIYDKLELIQGDFLFKRI, encoded by the coding sequence ATGAGTTTTAAATTTTTAATTTACTTGTTAAAACTAAGAATTAGAAAAATATTCTTCATAGTAAATAATCTATCTTTCACTAGGTTTTATTTAGTAGGAATTTATCCTTCAGTTGAACATATATCAACTCTAAAATATGTTTTAAAAGAATCAAGAATTGATGCTTTCCTGGATATTGGATCTAATAAAGGTCAATTTACATTAGCAATTAAATCTTTGGAACCTAATAAAAAAATTTATTCTTTCGATCCTTTAATTACTTCAAAAAAATCATTTGATATCATCACCAAAAACTTAAAAAATATTGAATTCTTTCCATTTGCAATATCAGATATATGCAATAGTCAAGAAATTAATATTCCCATGAAGAATGATTCTTCTTCTTTACTCGAAATATCAAGTTTTCAAAAAAAATTTTTTGGAACAAGTAATGTTTTAAGCCATCAAAAAGTTAATGTAATCACACTAGAACATTGGTTTAAATTTAATAATATAAAAGATTTTAATAATGGATTTATAAAAATAGACGTTCAAGGATTAGAAATTAACGTATTAAAAGGAGCTAATGATTTATTGGAGAAGTTTAAATATATTTATATAGAATTATCTTTTAAAGAGTTTTATAAATCACAAATTCTGGGCTGGGAGATTATGAATTTCTTAGAAAATAAAAAATTCAAATTTATAAGATCAGAAAATTGTATTTATGATAAATTAGAGTTAATACAAGGAGACTTTTTATTTAAAAGAATTTAA
- a CDS encoding ABC transporter ATP-binding protein, with product MMKSILLRIYEISNLFNLITRKRKFQFLQLVVLSLISALIEILNISIIIPYLGSMANIQSNNALTTLSYIEKFIPGENFILIISLLMILSILISMFFRLVTLKYQFKLSTNIASDLGLRIFSKSLEMPYSWHQTINSSVLKGYITKDVDNVSEYVKGITFILVNSILIMVISSYLIFVYPLRTAILLSIISFLYLSLFFKIKFSLSNDGKIYSKKYQETLQIAEETYNNIDIIKLSNNFEYFKKKFNFPNKEFRNMSANINIKSQSPRYIIETFILVLIIAASLFIYSKDKDFQNEFIALGTIGLGSLKLLTPLQQFFNGVTCIQAYKSSFKKISNFLLKNNKLIKRSNKLFNMDKDIILEFLNVSFRYKTDDKYSLSKINLKIKQGQKIGVVGFSGSGKSTFAKLLMGLLVPNEGFIINENRNIFMSQSNLSNWQDMISYFPPDIYLIDGTILNNIAYGIEAKNIDKKKVIKSSKLSEIEEFVNSLPMKYLTKVGEKGSKLSAGQKQRIGISRGLYKEPKILVLDEALNSLDIKNELKIINNIFENFKHSTVILISHRLNSLKKCDQIIVFNDGSIQDIGNYFDLSKRNKLFNKLLSLEKE from the coding sequence ATGATGAAAAGCATTCTCTTGAGGATATATGAAATTTCAAATTTATTTAATTTAATAACTAGAAAAAGAAAGTTTCAATTTCTACAACTAGTAGTTTTAAGCTTGATATCTGCATTAATTGAGATCCTTAATATATCCATTATAATTCCATATTTGGGATCTATGGCCAATATTCAATCAAATAATGCTTTAACCACTCTTTCTTATATTGAAAAATTTATTCCAGGAGAAAACTTCATTCTGATAATTTCATTATTAATGATTTTATCTATATTGATATCCATGTTTTTTCGTTTAGTTACTTTGAAATACCAGTTTAAGCTAAGTACTAACATTGCTTCAGATCTTGGATTAAGAATTTTCTCTAAGTCTTTAGAAATGCCATATAGCTGGCATCAAACTATTAACTCAAGTGTCCTTAAGGGATACATAACAAAAGATGTAGATAATGTTAGTGAATATGTTAAAGGAATAACGTTTATTTTGGTCAATTCAATATTAATAATGGTTATTTCTAGTTATTTAATATTTGTTTACCCATTGAGAACTGCAATTCTGCTTTCAATAATTTCTTTTCTATATTTATCTTTATTTTTCAAAATCAAATTTAGTCTTTCTAATGATGGAAAGATTTATTCAAAAAAATATCAGGAAACATTACAAATAGCAGAAGAGACATATAACAATATCGATATAATAAAATTATCTAATAATTTTGAATATTTTAAAAAAAAATTTAACTTTCCTAATAAAGAATTTAGGAACATGAGCGCGAATATAAATATAAAATCTCAATCTCCAAGATATATTATTGAAACTTTTATTTTAGTTTTAATAATAGCTGCTTCATTATTCATATACTCCAAAGATAAAGACTTTCAAAATGAATTTATAGCTCTTGGAACAATAGGTTTAGGTTCATTAAAATTATTAACTCCCCTTCAACAATTCTTCAATGGCGTTACGTGCATTCAAGCGTATAAATCATCATTTAAGAAAATTTCAAATTTCTTATTAAAAAATAATAAATTAATTAAAAGATCCAATAAACTTTTTAATATGGATAAAGACATAATTTTAGAATTTTTAAATGTTAGCTTTAGATATAAAACTGATGATAAATATAGTCTAAGTAAAATAAATTTAAAGATAAAGCAAGGACAAAAGATTGGGGTAGTTGGATTTTCAGGCAGTGGTAAGTCTACTTTTGCAAAGTTGTTAATGGGTCTATTAGTTCCTAATGAGGGATTTATTATTAATGAAAATAGAAATATCTTCATGAGTCAAAGTAATTTGTCAAATTGGCAAGATATGATCTCATATTTTCCTCCTGATATATACTTAATTGATGGTACTATCTTAAACAATATTGCTTATGGGATAGAAGCTAAAAATATAGATAAAAAAAAAGTTATAAAATCTTCAAAACTATCTGAAATAGAAGAATTTGTTAATTCTTTACCAATGAAGTATTTGACCAAGGTTGGTGAAAAAGGTTCTAAATTAAGCGCAGGGCAAAAACAAAGAATTGGCATATCTAGAGGTTTATATAAAGAACCTAAAATCCTAGTTTTAGATGAGGCTTTAAATTCTTTAGATATTAAAAATGAATTAAAAATCATAAATAATATTTTTGAGAATTTTAAGCATAGTACAGTAATTTTAATTTCTCATAGGTTAAATTCCTTAAAAAAATGTGATCAAATAATTGTTTTTAATGATGGATCTATTCAGGATATTGGAAATTATTTTGATTTAAGCAAAAGAAATAAGTTATTCAATAAACTTCTTTCTTTAGAAAAAGAGTAA